The proteins below come from a single Arthrobacter crystallopoietes genomic window:
- a CDS encoding lysophospholipid acyltransferase family protein, protein MKPAMKERATIGTLAALVRPVLNLVLRRKWDGMENLPQGKGIIVCPNHNTEIDPLVVGHFVYNQGFFPHFLAKASLFKIPVVGAILSAAKQIPVERSSAGANRSLSVAREVMDQGGAVIIYPEGTLTRDPDLWPMRGRTGAARLALQTGAPVVPIAHWGANELFPRYAKKLHIFPRKTARVVAGPPVDLSEFIGQPLTKTVLEGATNRILDGVTELLAGLRGEQPPAERWDPAIRGQNATGRNFEVSPPADLPPTSPEDKP, encoded by the coding sequence ATGAAGCCGGCCATGAAGGAACGGGCCACGATCGGCACTTTGGCGGCCTTGGTGCGCCCGGTGCTGAACCTGGTCCTCAGGCGTAAGTGGGACGGGATGGAGAACCTGCCTCAAGGCAAGGGAATCATCGTCTGCCCCAACCACAATACGGAAATAGATCCCCTGGTAGTCGGTCACTTCGTCTACAACCAGGGCTTCTTTCCGCACTTCCTGGCCAAGGCCTCCCTGTTCAAGATCCCCGTGGTCGGCGCCATCCTGTCGGCCGCCAAGCAGATCCCCGTGGAGCGCAGCAGCGCGGGCGCAAACCGCTCGCTCAGCGTGGCCCGGGAGGTGATGGATCAGGGCGGTGCCGTGATCATCTACCCCGAAGGCACACTGACGCGGGATCCGGACCTGTGGCCCATGCGCGGCCGGACCGGCGCGGCCCGGCTGGCGCTCCAGACCGGTGCCCCGGTTGTGCCGATTGCCCATTGGGGCGCCAACGAACTGTTCCCGCGCTACGCAAAGAAGCTCCACATCTTTCCGCGCAAGACGGCCAGAGTGGTGGCCGGACCGCCGGTGGACCTGAGCGAATTCATCGGCCAGCCGCTGACAAAAACCGTGCTCGAAGGGGCGACGAACAGGATTCTGGACGGCGTGACGGAATTGCTGGCCGGACTCCGCGGCGAGCAGCCGCCGGCGGAGCGCTGGGACCCGGCTATACGCGGCCAAAACGCCACCGGCCGCAACTTCGAAGTTTCCCCGCCTGCCGACCTGCCACCTACATCACCGGAGGACAAGCCGTGA
- the murA gene encoding UDP-N-acetylglucosamine 1-carboxyvinyltransferase encodes MASVLTIRGGVPLRGKVSVRGAKNLVPKAMVASLLGNDPSLLRNVPEIKDVEVVTSLLRLHGVEVAKDPVTGDLSLDPTKVKTAQMKDIDAHAGDSRIPILFCGPLIHAIGEAFIPDLGGCKIGDRPIDYHLDVLRQFGAVVEKLEGGISISAPKGLKGAKLSLPYPSVGATEQVLLTATRAEGITELSGAAIEPEIMDLIAVLQKMGAIISVQTDRVIRIEGVAHLSGFNHRALPDRNEAASWASAALVTQGDIYVEGAMQPDLTAFLNTYRRIGGAFDIDDEGIRFYHTGGKLSPLVLETDVHPGFMTDWQQPLVVALTQAAGVSIVHETVYENRFGFTHALIRMGASIQVHRECLGSIPCRFGQRNFLHSAVISGPTQLQGTDIDIPDLRGGFSHLIAALAANGTSRVTGIELINRGYERFQSKLENLGADFDIA; translated from the coding sequence ATGGCAAGCGTTCTGACCATCCGCGGAGGAGTCCCTCTTAGGGGAAAGGTATCCGTCCGGGGAGCCAAGAACCTCGTACCAAAAGCCATGGTTGCCTCCCTGCTGGGCAACGATCCTTCACTGCTGCGCAACGTCCCGGAGATCAAGGACGTCGAGGTAGTGACCAGTCTGCTGCGCCTGCACGGCGTCGAGGTCGCCAAGGATCCTGTCACCGGTGACCTGTCGCTGGACCCCACCAAGGTCAAGACGGCACAGATGAAGGACATCGACGCGCATGCCGGTGACTCCCGCATCCCGATCCTCTTCTGCGGGCCGCTGATCCATGCCATCGGGGAAGCGTTCATTCCTGACCTGGGTGGCTGCAAGATCGGGGACCGCCCCATCGACTACCACCTGGATGTGCTGCGCCAGTTCGGCGCCGTGGTGGAAAAGCTTGAGGGCGGTATCTCCATTTCCGCTCCCAAGGGTCTGAAGGGCGCCAAGCTCTCGCTGCCTTACCCCAGCGTCGGCGCCACCGAACAGGTGCTGCTGACAGCTACCCGTGCCGAGGGCATCACCGAGCTCAGCGGGGCTGCGATCGAGCCGGAAATCATGGACCTGATCGCGGTCCTGCAGAAAATGGGCGCCATCATTTCGGTGCAGACGGACCGGGTCATCCGGATCGAGGGCGTTGCGCATCTCAGCGGGTTCAACCACCGCGCACTGCCGGACCGCAACGAGGCCGCATCCTGGGCTTCCGCCGCACTGGTCACCCAAGGTGACATCTATGTTGAGGGCGCGATGCAGCCTGATCTGACCGCGTTCCTGAATACCTACCGCAGAATCGGCGGTGCCTTCGATATCGACGACGAGGGCATCCGCTTCTACCACACCGGCGGGAAGCTCTCGCCGCTCGTCCTCGAGACGGACGTGCACCCGGGCTTCATGACGGACTGGCAGCAGCCCCTTGTGGTTGCCTTGACCCAGGCCGCCGGCGTGTCCATCGTCCACGAAACGGTCTATGAAAACCGCTTCGGCTTCACCCATGCCCTGATCCGGATGGGCGCCAGCATCCAGGTGCACCGCGAATGCCTGGGCAGCATCCCCTGCCGCTTCGGCCAGCGTAATTTCCTGCATTCGGCAGTCATCTCTGGACCCACCCAGCTGCAGGGCACGGACATCGACATTCCGGATCTGCGGGGCGGCTTCAGCCACTTGATTGCGGCGCTGGCAGCCAACGGCACGTCACGCGTGACCGGTATCGAGCTGATCAACCGGGGTTACGAGCGGTTCCAGTCCAAATTGGAAAACCTCGGCGCGGACTTCGACATTGCCTGA
- the leuD gene encoding 3-isopropylmalate dehydratase small subunit, producing the protein MEKFTTHTGIGVPLRQSNVDTDQIIPAVYLKRITRTGFEDALFSAWRKKEDFILNQEPFNRGSVLVAGSDFGTGSSREHAVWALKDYGFRVVLSSRFADIFRGNSGKQGLLAAQVAQDDIELIWKELENHPGTEITVDLNSKTVVCGTLTAPFEIDDYTRWRLLEGLDDIGLTLQHEEDITSYEATRQSWKPKTLPARS; encoded by the coding sequence ATGGAAAAATTCACCACCCACACCGGCATCGGGGTTCCGCTGCGCCAGTCGAATGTGGACACCGACCAGATCATTCCTGCGGTGTACCTCAAGCGCATCACCCGTACCGGATTCGAAGACGCGCTCTTTTCTGCCTGGCGCAAAAAGGAAGACTTCATCCTGAACCAGGAGCCGTTCAACCGTGGCTCGGTGCTAGTGGCCGGTTCCGATTTCGGCACCGGCTCCTCCCGCGAGCACGCGGTATGGGCACTGAAGGATTACGGCTTCAGGGTGGTCCTCTCGTCGCGCTTCGCGGACATCTTCCGGGGCAACTCGGGCAAGCAGGGCCTACTGGCCGCACAGGTCGCCCAGGACGACATTGAGTTGATCTGGAAGGAACTGGAGAACCATCCGGGCACCGAAATCACGGTGGACCTGAACTCCAAGACCGTGGTCTGCGGAACCCTCACGGCGCCGTTCGAGATCGATGACTACACGCGCTGGCGCCTGCTCGAAGGGCTGGATGACATCGGGCTGACGCTCCAGCACGAAGAGGACATCACCAGCTACGAGGCAACCCGTCAGTCCTGGAAGCCCAAAACGCTTCCGGCCCGGTCCTAA
- the leuC gene encoding 3-isopropylmalate dehydratase large subunit has protein sequence MAGTTAGKTLAEKVWNAHVVRKGDGEGAAQQPDLLYIDLHLVHEVTSPQAFEGLRLAGRPLRRPDLTIATEDHNTPTLDIDKPIADPTSRTQIETLRANCKEFGVRLHSLGDAEQGIVHVVGPQLGLTQPGLTVVCGDSHTSTHGAFGALAFGIGTSEVEHVMATQTLSLKPFKTMAINVEGTLRPGVTSKDIILAVIAKIGTGGGQGYVLEYRGSAIRDLSMEARMTICNMSIEAGARAGMVAPDETTFEYLKGRPHAPEGADWDAAVDYWQTLRSDDDAEFDAEVFLDADTLEPFVTWGTNPGQGVSLSESVPSPEDFADENAKASAERALTYMDLKAGTPMKDIRVDTVFLGSCTNSRIEDLRIAADIIRGRSKDPNVRMMVVPGSARVRLEAEAEGLDQVFKDFGAEWRFAGCSMCLGMNPDQLAPGERCASTSNRNFEGRQGKGGRTHLVSPVVAAATAVRGTLSSPSDLDPVDEGQARRLSQTSAA, from the coding sequence ATGGCCGGTACAACTGCGGGCAAAACGCTCGCCGAAAAGGTGTGGAATGCACACGTGGTGCGCAAGGGCGACGGCGAAGGAGCCGCGCAGCAGCCTGACCTGCTCTACATCGATCTCCATCTTGTTCACGAAGTCACGTCCCCGCAGGCGTTCGAAGGGCTGCGCCTGGCCGGCCGTCCGCTGCGCCGCCCGGATCTGACCATCGCCACGGAGGACCACAACACTCCGACGCTGGATATCGACAAGCCGATCGCGGATCCGACCAGCCGGACCCAGATCGAGACGCTGCGCGCCAACTGCAAGGAGTTCGGCGTCCGGCTGCACTCCCTGGGTGACGCCGAGCAGGGCATTGTGCATGTTGTCGGCCCCCAGCTGGGCCTGACCCAGCCTGGCCTCACCGTGGTCTGCGGCGACTCGCACACGTCCACGCACGGCGCCTTCGGCGCGCTGGCATTCGGCATCGGCACGTCCGAGGTCGAGCACGTCATGGCGACCCAGACCTTGTCGCTGAAGCCGTTCAAAACGATGGCGATCAATGTCGAGGGCACTCTGCGTCCGGGCGTGACCTCGAAGGACATCATCCTGGCCGTCATCGCCAAGATCGGCACCGGCGGGGGACAGGGCTACGTGCTGGAATACCGCGGATCGGCCATCCGGGACCTGTCGATGGAAGCGCGGATGACCATCTGCAACATGTCCATCGAAGCCGGTGCCCGCGCCGGTATGGTGGCACCGGACGAGACCACTTTTGAATACCTGAAGGGCCGGCCGCACGCCCCCGAGGGTGCGGACTGGGACGCCGCAGTTGACTACTGGCAGACGCTGCGCAGCGACGACGACGCCGAATTCGACGCCGAGGTGTTCCTCGACGCGGACACGCTGGAACCGTTCGTCACGTGGGGCACCAACCCCGGACAGGGCGTGTCCCTCTCCGAGTCGGTTCCCTCGCCGGAGGACTTCGCGGACGAGAATGCCAAGGCTTCGGCCGAGCGCGCCCTAACTTACATGGACCTCAAAGCCGGCACGCCGATGAAGGACATCCGGGTTGATACCGTTTTCCTCGGCTCCTGCACGAACAGCCGCATCGAGGACCTGCGCATCGCTGCAGACATCATCCGCGGCCGTAGCAAGGACCCGAACGTCCGCATGATGGTGGTGCCCGGTTCTGCCCGCGTCCGGCTGGAAGCCGAGGCCGAGGGCCTGGACCAGGTCTTCAAGGATTTCGGCGCCGAGTGGCGCTTCGCCGGCTGCTCCATGTGCCTGGGCATGAACCCGGACCAGCTGGCTCCGGGCGAACGTTGCGCCTCCACGTCCAACCGCAACTTCGAGGGTCGCCAGGGCAAGGGCGGCCGCACGCACCTCGTGTCGCCTGTGGTGGCAGCGGCGACTGCGGTACGCGGCACCTTGAGTTCGCCGTCGGACTTGGATCCTGTTGACGAGGGCCAGGCTCGCCGCCTGAGCCAAACCAGCGCAGCTTAA
- a CDS encoding IclR family transcriptional regulator: MDKSSGVGVIDKAAMVLDTLEAGPTTLAQLVAATGLARPTVHRLALALVHHRLVSRDIQGRFVLGSRLVELASAAGEDRLIASAGPVLLALRDATGESAQVFRRQGEWRVCVASAERPIGLRDTIPVGTQLSMKAGSAAQVLLAWEDHERLLEGLKNARFTPTVLAGVRRRGWGQSLGEREPGVASVSAPVRGPSGRVIAAVSISGPIERLSRQPGRIHAEVVVQAAQQLTDALRKTTD; this comes from the coding sequence ATGGACAAATCAAGCGGCGTCGGAGTCATCGATAAGGCAGCCATGGTGCTGGACACGCTGGAGGCCGGGCCCACAACATTGGCCCAGCTGGTGGCCGCTACGGGGCTCGCGCGCCCCACTGTCCACCGCCTGGCACTGGCCCTGGTCCACCACCGTCTGGTCAGCCGAGACATCCAGGGCCGGTTCGTCTTGGGCAGCCGTCTGGTCGAGCTGGCTTCGGCCGCCGGCGAAGACCGCCTGATCGCCTCCGCCGGCCCGGTGCTGCTTGCCCTGCGCGATGCCACCGGCGAGAGCGCGCAGGTCTTCCGCCGACAGGGCGAATGGCGTGTGTGCGTGGCCTCGGCGGAGCGGCCGATCGGCCTGCGCGACACCATCCCGGTGGGCACCCAGCTCTCCATGAAGGCAGGCTCGGCCGCCCAAGTCCTGCTGGCGTGGGAGGACCATGAGCGCCTGCTGGAGGGGTTGAAGAACGCCCGCTTCACGCCTACGGTACTTGCCGGGGTCCGCCGCCGCGGTTGGGGCCAGAGCCTGGGCGAGCGCGAACCCGGCGTCGCGTCCGTTTCCGCCCCCGTGCGCGGGCCTTCCGGCCGGGTGATCGCGGCCGTCTCCATTTCCGGACCGATCGAGCGGCTCAGCCGCCAGCCCGGACGCATCCATGCAGAAGTGGTAGTCCAGGCCGCACAGCAGTTGACCGACGCGCTGCGCAAGACCACCGACTGA
- a CDS encoding thiamine-phosphate kinase → MAEHLTVAQLDERALLERIFPRLGAADVPVGPGDDAAVIEAPDGRTVISIDTLVQDQDFRLEWASGYQSSGFDVGWKCAAQNVSDINAMGAVPTSLVISLTLPADTPVRWVEDMADGLRTALHELGAERCAVVGGDLGRGAVLVVTAAVTGDLQGRAPVLRSGARPGDLVAVGGSLGRAAAGLALLEGTSGYGGMPPELQALAAAQSRPLPPLALGPRAARAGAHAMMDISDGLIRDAGRLARASGASLALDYQRLDLFEVPLRQAARMLDADPRHWVLGGGEDHGLLAVFPPGAGLPEGFVHIGSVVEAAAGAAEVTVDGEVPDVLGWDHFMG, encoded by the coding sequence GTGGCGGAACATCTTACGGTGGCTCAACTGGACGAGCGGGCACTGCTGGAACGGATTTTCCCGCGGCTGGGTGCGGCCGATGTGCCGGTCGGCCCCGGGGACGATGCCGCGGTGATCGAGGCTCCCGACGGGCGTACCGTGATTTCCATCGACACCCTGGTCCAGGACCAGGACTTCCGGCTCGAATGGGCCAGCGGCTACCAGAGTTCAGGGTTCGACGTCGGGTGGAAATGCGCCGCGCAGAACGTATCAGACATCAACGCCATGGGTGCTGTGCCCACGTCGCTGGTCATCAGCCTGACCCTCCCCGCGGACACTCCGGTGCGCTGGGTGGAGGACATGGCGGACGGGCTCCGCACGGCGCTGCACGAACTGGGCGCAGAGCGATGCGCCGTGGTGGGCGGCGACCTGGGCCGGGGCGCCGTCCTGGTGGTGACGGCAGCGGTGACCGGGGATCTGCAGGGCCGGGCACCGGTCCTGCGGTCCGGGGCGCGGCCGGGCGACCTGGTGGCGGTCGGCGGATCGCTGGGCAGGGCGGCCGCCGGGCTGGCGTTGCTCGAGGGAACCTCGGGCTACGGCGGCATGCCGCCCGAACTGCAGGCTCTGGCCGCCGCCCAGTCGCGGCCGCTGCCGCCGCTGGCACTGGGGCCGCGGGCTGCGCGGGCCGGAGCACACGCCATGATGGACATATCCGACGGACTGATCCGCGACGCCGGACGGCTGGCCCGTGCGAGCGGCGCCTCCTTGGCCCTTGACTACCAGCGGCTGGACCTTTTCGAGGTCCCGCTTCGGCAGGCGGCCCGTATGCTGGACGCTGATCCGCGGCATTGGGTGCTGGGCGGGGGAGAGGACCACGGGCTGCTGGCGGTTTTCCCGCCCGGCGCTGGGCTGCCCGAGGGGTTCGTGCACATCGGGAGTGTTGTCGAAGCGGCGGCCGGTGCCGCCGAGGTAACCGTGGACGGCGAGGTACCGGACGTGCTCGGCTGGGATCATTTCATGGGCTGA
- a CDS encoding DUF1697 domain-containing protein, giving the protein MTTYAIFLRGINVGGINIKMAELKAALAELPLHDVRTLLASGNIVCASDGPAEEVKQLVEAKLRERFGYDAWVVVLSAERLDELVAACPYPADTAGVHAYVTVTSDPAELQELHKAAAAADGDGILLGPEAMAWTAAKGGTLDSPVNKLVAHKRFKSTTTTRNLRTMLKVLAAAG; this is encoded by the coding sequence ATGACCACCTATGCCATCTTCCTGCGCGGGATCAACGTCGGCGGTATCAACATCAAGATGGCAGAGCTGAAGGCGGCCCTGGCCGAGCTGCCCCTCCACGATGTCAGGACCCTGCTGGCCAGCGGCAATATTGTGTGCGCCAGCGATGGCCCGGCCGAAGAGGTGAAGCAACTGGTCGAGGCGAAACTGCGCGAGCGCTTCGGTTACGACGCCTGGGTCGTGGTCCTCAGCGCTGAACGGCTGGACGAACTGGTGGCGGCGTGCCCCTACCCGGCCGACACTGCCGGCGTCCATGCCTACGTCACGGTCACGTCGGATCCGGCCGAGCTGCAGGAGCTGCATAAGGCAGCCGCGGCCGCCGACGGGGACGGCATTCTGCTGGGACCCGAAGCGATGGCTTGGACTGCGGCCAAGGGCGGCACGCTGGACAGCCCGGTGAACAAGCTGGTGGCGCACAAGAGATTCAAAAGTACGACGACGACACGCAACCTCCGTACGATGCTGAAGGTTCTGGCTGCCGCTGGCTAA
- a CDS encoding GTPase translates to MSRHRGEKERSPLRSRLEALNTARELAQERLPDETLTPVTEVLNRASTRRSLSAEHTVVGFFGATGSGKSSLFNAVAGQEVATAAARRPTTSEPLAGVWNPVGSEPLLDWLQVKQRHLMDAPPASGRQEHGADEDGYGGLILLDLPDFDSTAVEHREIVERLAGQVDVLVWVLDPQKYADAALHQGFLRPLASYGAVTMVVLNQIDRLATREVRPVLDSLKQILAQDGLDGVAVYPASAMTGAGVDELRTAIRTVVDRRRASTERLLADIDASAAALANGSSGPALPAVPKEAKQKLSEHLAQSASVDVVAEAVRKSYRRQSHANTGWPVTRWLGKLRRDPLKRLNLDRRDVNPAVNRSSLPEPGPAQRAQADSAVRAFADTAGSRAPEVWRGSIRRAARASAPQLPDALDQAMAGTDLGSNRKSWWWPVIGALQWIALAAAAAGALWLLGLAVLGYLQFEVPPAPRVEGFPVPTLLLVAGVLLGIVLGLASALVARVAAASRAAKARRRLRSAVEQVAERKVVAPVEEEIRRYNSFREALAAARGGTG, encoded by the coding sequence ATGAGCCGGCACCGGGGAGAGAAGGAACGCTCGCCGTTGCGCAGCCGGCTGGAGGCTCTGAACACTGCGCGCGAACTTGCCCAAGAACGACTGCCGGATGAGACGCTGACACCCGTCACGGAAGTACTGAACCGGGCCAGCACAAGACGGTCGTTGTCGGCCGAACATACCGTTGTCGGTTTCTTCGGCGCCACGGGCAGCGGTAAGTCATCCCTGTTCAACGCGGTAGCTGGCCAGGAAGTAGCGACCGCTGCCGCCCGCCGCCCGACGACTTCCGAGCCGTTGGCGGGTGTCTGGAATCCAGTCGGAAGCGAGCCGCTGCTCGATTGGCTCCAGGTCAAACAGCGGCATCTGATGGATGCTCCGCCGGCGAGCGGCCGCCAGGAACATGGTGCCGACGAAGATGGCTACGGCGGACTGATCCTGCTTGATCTTCCTGATTTCGACTCCACCGCCGTCGAACACCGGGAGATCGTGGAACGGCTCGCGGGTCAGGTGGACGTCCTCGTCTGGGTGCTCGATCCGCAGAAATACGCTGATGCCGCCCTGCACCAGGGTTTCCTGCGCCCGCTTGCCTCGTACGGAGCGGTCACCATGGTGGTGCTCAATCAGATCGACCGGCTGGCTACGCGCGAAGTGCGGCCGGTGCTGGACTCGCTGAAGCAGATCCTGGCGCAGGACGGACTCGATGGTGTAGCGGTCTACCCGGCCTCCGCGATGACCGGCGCGGGCGTCGATGAACTGCGCACGGCCATCCGCACCGTGGTCGACCGACGCCGCGCCAGCACGGAACGCCTGCTGGCCGATATCGACGCTTCTGCCGCCGCATTGGCGAACGGCTCGTCCGGCCCGGCGCTTCCGGCCGTGCCGAAGGAAGCCAAACAGAAGCTCTCTGAGCACCTGGCCCAGTCTGCGAGCGTGGACGTGGTGGCGGAAGCGGTGCGCAAGTCCTACCGCAGGCAGTCGCACGCCAACACTGGCTGGCCGGTCACCCGTTGGCTGGGCAAACTCCGCCGTGATCCCTTGAAGCGGCTCAACCTGGACCGCAGGGATGTCAATCCCGCGGTGAACCGGTCTTCCCTGCCTGAGCCGGGCCCCGCGCAGCGGGCGCAAGCGGATTCCGCGGTCCGGGCCTTCGCCGATACGGCCGGCAGCCGGGCACCGGAAGTATGGCGCGGCTCCATCCGCAGAGCTGCCCGTGCCAGCGCACCCCAGCTGCCCGATGCCCTCGACCAGGCTATGGCCGGGACGGACCTGGGCTCAAACCGGAAGTCGTGGTGGTGGCCGGTGATCGGCGCTCTCCAATGGATCGCCCTGGCCGCGGCGGCCGCTGGCGCCCTCTGGCTTCTGGGGCTGGCCGTCCTGGGCTACCTCCAGTTCGAAGTACCTCCGGCGCCGCGGGTCGAGGGCTTCCCGGTTCCCACGCTGCTGCTGGTGGCCGGCGTCCTGCTGGGCATCGTGCTGGGGTTGGCATCGGCATTGGTCGCCCGGGTAGCGGCGGCCTCCAGGGCAGCTAAAGCACGACGGCGGCTGCGGTCGGCGGTGGAGCAGGTGGCGGAGAGGAAAGTGGTGGCTCCGGTGGAGGAAGAGATCCGCCGCTACAACAGCTTCCGGGAGGCCCTGGCGGCCGCGCGCGGGGGCACGGGCTAG
- a CDS encoding dynamin family protein, whose amino-acid sequence MESVTGTTGNRPEPASDGLALAEAVRDALGELTLPLHLPGAAQTRHDIHAALDQLEDYVLPRYRSLDAPLLAVVGGSTGAGKSTLVNALAGRPVTRTGAIRPTTRQPILLHNPRDRSWFSDQRVLPALNRITSAAEPAGGLPAERAGAEPDPRAMSSLVLVPESTIPPGIALLDAPDVDSISDDNRKLAGQLLSAADLWLFVTTANRYADAVPWKLLLEAGRRDILVAVVLDRVPVGVEDEVRADLAGLLEREGLGNARLFVVPESPLDELGMLPYAAVTDIRGWLLEISADATGRAAIARRTLSGAVASLAATTASVADALDAQSVAAARLRDDVLDAYNSAARRTLDSTQDGTLLRGEVLARWQDFVGTGEFFRSIESGIGQLRDRIGAFFSGKPAPSVNVEAAIETGLQAVIVDEAAKGAEDADARWRNDPAGRQLLGNKDLSTVSDGFSDKASAEIRAWQGDLLEMIQTEGASKRLTARMLSFGVNGLGVALMVVVFAATGGLTGIEIGVAGGTAVVGQKLLEAVFGEDAVRRLARKAREGLKIRTENLMREEATRFLSLIDDQDAAALAAGLRGQSAQLSALARRTGAEGVA is encoded by the coding sequence ATGGAATCTGTGACAGGTACAACAGGCAACCGCCCGGAACCGGCCTCGGACGGGTTGGCACTGGCGGAGGCGGTCCGCGATGCGCTCGGCGAGTTGACGCTTCCGCTTCATCTGCCCGGAGCCGCGCAGACCCGCCACGACATCCACGCAGCGCTCGACCAACTGGAGGACTATGTCCTGCCGCGCTACCGGAGCTTGGACGCTCCGCTGCTGGCCGTTGTGGGCGGATCCACCGGCGCCGGCAAATCCACGTTGGTCAACGCGCTCGCTGGCCGCCCGGTCACCCGCACGGGCGCCATCAGGCCGACGACGCGCCAACCTATCCTGCTGCACAATCCGCGGGACCGTTCCTGGTTTTCGGACCAGCGCGTCCTGCCCGCCCTGAACCGCATCACCTCGGCCGCGGAGCCCGCCGGTGGACTGCCGGCGGAGCGGGCAGGCGCCGAACCGGATCCGCGCGCCATGTCGTCCCTGGTCCTCGTCCCTGAATCCACGATCCCGCCCGGCATCGCCCTGCTGGATGCACCCGACGTGGACTCCATATCGGACGATAACCGCAAGCTGGCGGGGCAGTTGCTGTCGGCGGCCGACCTGTGGCTGTTTGTGACCACGGCCAACCGGTATGCGGACGCCGTGCCGTGGAAGCTGCTGCTGGAAGCAGGCCGCCGGGACATTCTCGTCGCCGTCGTGCTGGACCGCGTTCCGGTCGGCGTTGAGGACGAGGTCCGGGCGGATCTCGCCGGGCTCCTGGAACGCGAAGGACTGGGCAACGCGCGGCTCTTTGTCGTCCCCGAGTCGCCCCTGGATGAGCTGGGCATGCTGCCGTATGCCGCGGTGACGGATATCCGCGGCTGGCTGCTGGAGATTTCCGCGGACGCGACGGGAAGGGCCGCCATTGCGCGCCGGACCCTGAGTGGGGCGGTCGCGTCGCTGGCCGCCACGACCGCGTCCGTGGCGGATGCACTGGACGCCCAGTCCGTCGCTGCCGCCAGACTGCGTGACGACGTGCTGGACGCCTATAACAGTGCAGCCCGGCGGACCCTCGACTCCACCCAGGACGGCACGCTGCTGCGCGGTGAAGTGTTGGCCCGCTGGCAGGACTTCGTGGGAACCGGAGAGTTCTTCCGCTCGATCGAGAGTGGGATCGGTCAGCTGAGGGACCGGATCGGCGCCTTCTTCAGCGGTAAGCCCGCACCCTCCGTCAACGTCGAGGCCGCAATTGAAACGGGGCTGCAGGCCGTGATCGTGGACGAGGCAGCCAAGGGCGCCGAGGACGCTGATGCGCGGTGGCGCAACGATCCGGCTGGGCGGCAGTTGCTGGGCAACAAGGATTTGTCTACCGTCAGCGACGGTTTCAGCGACAAGGCCTCGGCCGAAATCCGGGCCTGGCAGGGAGACCTGCTGGAGATGATCCAGACGGAGGGCGCCAGCAAGCGGCTTACCGCCAGGATGCTTTCCTTTGGGGTCAACGGGCTCGGCGTGGCGCTAATGGTGGTGGTCTTCGCCGCCACCGGTGGGCTGACCGGCATCGAGATCGGGGTTGCCGGCGGAACAGCTGTGGTCGGCCAAAAACTGCTGGAGGCCGTTTTCGGCGAGGACGCGGTCCGCCGCCTCGCCCGCAAAGCGCGGGAAGGGCTAAAAATTCGGACGGAAAACCTCATGCGGGAGGAAGCAACACGTTTCCTCTCCCTGATCGACGACCAGGACGCCGCGGCGCTTGCCGCCGGACTGCGCGGCCAGTCAGCGCAGCTGTCCGCGCTGGCCCGGCGAACCGGAGCGGAGGGCGTGGCATGA